One window of Phycisphaeraceae bacterium genomic DNA carries:
- a CDS encoding tetratricopeptide repeat protein, producing the protein MSENPLDIVVGTTDTSQRDKEAAKRHRDAVTRADESGDTVAAISELRKAISADPFDDEIRFDLAVRLDRVGEEDEAISLYESILEHGPAPINTLINLAVLYEDQGNFHRAERLLKQVLETNPNDPRARMYMKDVQASKDMLVEEESDRDLAKRRALYDIPVTDFELSVRARTCLKKMNIRTLGDLVRTSESELMSYKNFGESSLIEIKRMLASKNLKLGQGADDAHRQHRRNIADALRGSGKDGVLNKTVSELQLSVRARKALQLLDIQTIGDLVSRTEAELMGVKNFGSTSLVEVKERLTLMGLSLRQLDE; encoded by the coding sequence ATGTCTGAGAATCCCCTCGACATCGTGGTCGGCACGACCGACACCAGCCAGCGTGACAAGGAAGCAGCCAAGAGACACCGCGACGCCGTCACTAGAGCAGACGAATCAGGCGACACCGTTGCTGCCATCTCAGAACTCCGCAAGGCAATCTCAGCCGATCCATTCGACGACGAGATCAGGTTCGATCTGGCTGTTCGACTCGATCGTGTTGGTGAAGAGGACGAGGCGATCTCGCTCTATGAGTCCATCCTTGAGCATGGCCCCGCTCCTATCAACACACTGATCAATCTCGCGGTGCTGTACGAGGACCAAGGCAACTTCCATCGAGCCGAGCGTTTGCTGAAGCAGGTGCTTGAGACCAATCCAAACGATCCGCGTGCCCGCATGTACATGAAGGACGTACAGGCAAGCAAGGACATGCTGGTTGAGGAAGAGTCGGATCGCGATCTTGCCAAACGTCGCGCTCTGTACGATATTCCTGTGACCGACTTTGAACTCTCTGTACGTGCCCGCACATGCCTGAAGAAGATGAACATCCGCACACTCGGTGATCTTGTGCGCACCAGTGAATCTGAGTTGATGAGCTACAAGAACTTCGGCGAATCCAGCCTCATCGAGATCAAGCGCATGCTGGCGTCAAAGAACCTCAAGCTGGGACAGGGTGCTGACGACGCGCATCGCCAGCATCGTCGTAATATTGCAGACGCACTGCGAGGTTCAGGCAAGGATGGCGTGCTGAACAAGACTGTCAGCGAACTCCAGCTCTCCGTTCGTGCCCGTAAGGCGTTGCAGCTGCTCGATATCCAGACCATTGGAGATCTGGTCAGCCGTACCGAAGCAGAACTTATGGGCGTAAAGAACTTTGGCTCAACGTCGCTGGTCGAGGTGAAGGAACGCCTGACACTGATGGGGCTTTCCCTTCGTCAACTCGACGAGTAG
- a CDS encoding undecaprenyl/decaprenyl-phosphate alpha-N-acetylglucosaminyl 1-phosphate transferase, giving the protein MILLCLGLVVLAFAVSLPSVIVARRIGLKAGALDAAGVEGQVKAPSRKIPNTGGISIFLGIAFPMVFGLVVALLWNTTSDADTQGAVSDAISVHAAGMRQQIPMATALLLGLVSLHVLGLIDDRKPLGPKIKLFAMGVAALVLIWPPMGMYDSTRLLTLLDARAGGMWLSILITLVWFLVVTNAMNFMDNMDGLSGGVAAIASSCFLVAAILNGQWFIAMTLALMVGACLGFLVLNFPPAKIFMGDGGSLVLGFLLAFLTSRTTYIAPIEDGVTSASPWYAVLMPIVVLAVPLYDFVSVCIIRLRQGRSPFVGDLQHFSHRLVRRGLSRRGAVLVIYCLTLCTGISGILLTRANSTSAILIGMQVVVMLAILAIFESRARHTLDETDPLHPNYSKPA; this is encoded by the coding sequence ATGATCCTGCTCTGTCTTGGCCTCGTTGTTCTTGCGTTTGCGGTATCTCTGCCGAGCGTGATCGTTGCGCGCAGGATCGGGTTGAAGGCTGGAGCGCTCGACGCAGCAGGTGTGGAGGGGCAGGTCAAGGCACCCTCACGAAAGATTCCAAATACCGGTGGTATTAGTATCTTCCTTGGGATTGCGTTTCCGATGGTCTTCGGACTTGTTGTTGCGTTGCTGTGGAACACAACATCGGACGCAGACACACAGGGGGCTGTTTCTGATGCGATCTCGGTGCATGCTGCGGGTATGCGACAGCAGATTCCGATGGCGACTGCACTCCTTCTTGGTCTTGTATCGCTGCATGTGCTTGGTCTGATCGATGATCGCAAACCCCTCGGGCCAAAGATCAAACTATTCGCCATGGGTGTCGCAGCCCTCGTGCTCATCTGGCCGCCCATGGGCATGTATGACTCGACACGACTGCTCACACTGCTCGATGCGCGCGCGGGTGGGATGTGGTTGTCCATTCTGATCACGCTGGTCTGGTTCCTTGTCGTAACGAACGCGATGAACTTCATGGACAACATGGACGGCTTGTCCGGCGGTGTCGCGGCGATCGCGTCATCGTGCTTTCTTGTTGCAGCGATCCTGAACGGGCAGTGGTTTATCGCGATGACCCTCGCGCTCATGGTGGGTGCGTGCCTCGGATTTCTTGTGCTGAACTTTCCGCCAGCGAAGATCTTCATGGGCGATGGGGGGAGCCTTGTGCTTGGGTTTCTGCTCGCGTTCCTGACATCGCGGACAACGTACATCGCGCCGATTGAAGATGGTGTCACGTCTGCCAGCCCGTGGTATGCTGTGCTGATGCCGATCGTCGTGCTGGCGGTGCCGCTCTACGACTTTGTGAGTGTGTGCATCATCAGACTCAGGCAGGGTCGAAGCCCGTTCGTGGGTGATCTCCAGCACTTTTCGCATCGACTGGTTCGTCGCGGGCTGTCGCGCCGAGGCGCGGTGCTGGTGATCTACTGCCTGACACTCTGCACTGGGATCAGCGGCATCCTGCTGACACGGGCGAACTCGACCAGCGCGATCCTCATCGGCATGCAGGTGGTGGTCATGCTTGCGATCCTTGCGATATTTGAGTCGCGAGCCAGGCACACACTGGATGAAACTGACCCGTTGCATCCAAACTACAGCAAGCCCGCGTAA
- a CDS encoding MATE family efflux transporter: protein MDDASATAAVADRDELRSDEPALSHGQSEVEAAESKDTGMLPPGTPLGVLLMEMLKIAGPTIAIMTSYTVMQFFDGLMVSHIEPPNPAYLAAQGNGGMAVWLSMSLMMGLITVINTYVSQNLGAGKPERGSMYAWTGLWMALGYSLIVFPLAFILPKIFVEMGHEGLLLESEIAYSRILLYGAVFTLGGRTISQFFFGIHKPVVVLIGVLIANITNVNLNMLLIFGDTGLAQTGNAFVDWYAGIMQSLASSLGIQAQGIQGAALATIIGSSIEFLLPLLVFLSPWMAKKYHTRSNYKFNVNAATDIVRIGWPGGLMFVSEMLCWAYLMAYLLGAAGKAAGDDPDVHNAAGWIALRFMHMSFMPTVGLSIAVTAMVGRCMGMKRADLAAQRAWLGLKIAMIYMGICALIFIFKRHQLVSMFAPKDMDHEKVVKLIEVGSIVMIAAAIFQLFDAVAIIMSAALRGAGDTVWPGMATLLICWTCIPIGGWAFIRFAPDLGSIGPWIAGSTYIILLGTILLIRFIHGRWRDISLVKDSDVAQAES from the coding sequence ATGGACGACGCATCAGCAACTGCAGCGGTTGCAGACCGCGATGAGCTGCGCTCGGATGAGCCTGCGCTGTCACATGGGCAGAGTGAAGTTGAAGCCGCAGAGTCGAAGGACACCGGCATGCTCCCCCCCGGCACGCCACTCGGCGTGTTGCTCATGGAGATGCTCAAGATCGCGGGACCGACCATCGCAATCATGACCAGCTACACGGTCATGCAGTTCTTCGATGGGTTGATGGTCTCGCATATCGAGCCCCCGAACCCAGCGTATCTGGCAGCGCAGGGCAACGGAGGCATGGCGGTGTGGCTGTCCATGTCGCTGATGATGGGACTCATCACCGTCATCAACACATACGTCTCGCAGAACCTCGGCGCAGGAAAGCCCGAACGCGGATCCATGTATGCGTGGACCGGTCTGTGGATGGCGCTCGGGTACTCGCTGATCGTGTTCCCGCTTGCGTTCATCCTTCCGAAAATCTTTGTGGAGATGGGGCACGAGGGACTGCTGCTGGAGAGTGAGATTGCATACTCGCGGATTCTGCTGTATGGCGCAGTGTTTACACTCGGCGGGCGCACCATCTCGCAGTTCTTCTTCGGGATTCACAAACCGGTCGTCGTGCTCATCGGCGTGCTGATCGCAAACATCACCAATGTCAATCTGAACATGCTGCTGATCTTCGGCGACACGGGGCTTGCCCAAACCGGCAACGCGTTTGTGGACTGGTACGCGGGAATTATGCAGTCGCTTGCGTCGTCTCTGGGTATTCAGGCGCAGGGCATCCAGGGCGCTGCGCTTGCGACGATCATCGGATCGTCCATCGAGTTCCTGCTCCCGCTGCTCGTCTTCCTCTCGCCGTGGATGGCAAAGAAGTATCACACGCGATCAAACTACAAGTTCAACGTCAACGCTGCAACGGACATCGTGCGCATAGGCTGGCCGGGCGGACTGATGTTTGTCTCAGAGATGCTCTGCTGGGCATATCTGATGGCATATCTGCTCGGCGCTGCAGGCAAAGCAGCGGGCGACGACCCTGACGTACACAACGCAGCGGGCTGGATCGCATTGCGTTTCATGCATATGAGCTTCATGCCAACGGTCGGGCTTTCGATCGCGGTCACAGCGATGGTCGGACGCTGCATGGGAATGAAGCGTGCCGACCTTGCTGCCCAGCGCGCATGGCTGGGGCTGAAGATCGCCATGATCTACATGGGAATATGTGCGCTGATCTTTATTTTCAAACGGCACCAACTCGTCAGCATGTTCGCACCCAAAGACATGGATCACGAGAAGGTCGTTAAGCTCATTGAGGTGGGCTCGATCGTGATGATTGCAGCTGCCATCTTCCAGTTGTTCGATGCGGTCGCGATCATCATGTCAGCTGCGCTTCGTGGGGCGGGCGACACGGTCTGGCCGGGCATGGCGACGCTACTTATTTGCTGGACGTGCATCCCGATTGGAGGCTGGGCATTTATCCGGTTTGCTCCCGATCTTGGGTCCATTGGCCCCTGGATCGCGGGCTCAACCTACATCATCTTGCTAGGCACCATCCTCCTGATCCGGTTCATCCATGGCAGATGGCGGGATATCTCGCTGGTCAAAGATAGCGACGTGGCTCAGGCGGAAAGCTGA